In Brevibacterium zhoupengii, the following are encoded in one genomic region:
- a CDS encoding S66 peptidase family protein, with protein sequence MNSSTAFTSGVSGVSGALGAESTLAGASPYLETAPLQAGDTVRLIAPSGPTDEESLLRAIGQLESWGLHVVVGDNVRARHPRVKYLAGTDEQRRADLVDAWCDPDAAAVIALRGGFGAMRLLDGIDFDLMRTHALRRDGRPKLLTGSSDITALHQAWDHHLQVATLFCPMVGNDPFKNSTVVPAEVATWLFEPWSGRELGFPSGDGRAAGDSGAAGDGGAAGEEWSFSADNQVENQHKSTTPAAATPAAATVTAAASEQSGASQAASRPLSRARTLVPGTAKGRLGGGNLSLVAAGMGSPELSGVRELRERLGPSILMLEDVDEELYRLDNLLVQLVRGGWFDSADAVVLGSWQDCAEIDEVEALVVDYLGDMGIPIVSEMGFGHDPDAPSAPLGVAVTLEAPAQGRPRMWVDAK encoded by the coding sequence ATGAATAGTTCCACCGCATTCACCTCAGGCGTTTCAGGCGTTTCGGGCGCTTTGGGCGCTGAGAGCACGCTCGCAGGCGCCAGCCCGTACCTGGAGACCGCCCCGCTGCAGGCCGGCGACACCGTCCGCCTCATCGCGCCGTCGGGCCCGACAGATGAGGAATCCCTGCTGCGGGCGATCGGACAGCTCGAATCCTGGGGGCTGCACGTGGTTGTCGGCGACAACGTGCGCGCTCGCCACCCCCGCGTGAAGTACCTGGCGGGAACCGACGAGCAGCGCCGAGCCGACCTCGTCGACGCCTGGTGCGATCCGGATGCCGCGGCGGTCATCGCCCTACGGGGCGGATTCGGGGCGATGCGGCTGCTCGACGGAATCGACTTCGACCTCATGCGCACGCATGCCCTGCGCCGAGACGGGCGACCCAAGCTGCTCACCGGCTCCTCGGACATCACCGCCCTGCACCAGGCCTGGGACCACCACCTGCAGGTGGCAACACTGTTCTGCCCGATGGTCGGCAACGATCCGTTCAAGAACTCCACAGTCGTCCCCGCCGAGGTGGCCACCTGGCTGTTCGAACCCTGGAGCGGCCGCGAACTCGGGTTCCCCAGCGGAGACGGCCGGGCCGCGGGCGACAGCGGGGCTGCGGGGGACGGCGGGGCTGCAGGCGAAGAATGGTCGTTTTCTGCTGACAATCAGGTCGAGAATCAGCACAAATCGACCACCCCAGCGGCTGCCACCCCAGCGGCTGCCACCGTGACGGCTGCCGCCTCGGAGCAGTCCGGAGCGAGCCAGGCGGCGTCTCGCCCGCTCAGCCGGGCGCGGACTCTGGTTCCGGGGACGGCGAAGGGCCGCCTCGGCGGGGGAAACCTCAGTCTTGTCGCGGCCGGGATGGGCAGTCCGGAACTGTCTGGGGTGCGCGAACTGCGGGAACGCCTCGGGCCCTCGATCCTCATGCTCGAAGACGTCGACGAGGAGCTCTACCGACTCGACAACCTGCTCGTGCAGCTCGTCCGCGGCGGCTGGTTCGACTCGGCGGACGCCGTGGTGCTGGGCTCGTGGCAGGACTGCGCCGAGATCGACGAGGTCGAGGCCCTGGTCGTGGACTACCTCGGCGATATGGGCATTCCGATCGTGTCCGAGATGGGCTTCGGGCATGACCCTGATGCGCCGAGCGCGCCGTTGGGAGTTGCCGTCACGCTTGAGGCTCCTGCGCAGGGCAGACCGCGCATGTGGGTAGACGCGAAGTGA
- a CDS encoding ATP-binding cassette domain-containing protein has protein sequence MTDLSFKQVTITYRSSAARGDVTAVRDISLDLPTGSTLGIAGESGSGKSTLIMSALRLLPKSAQIDGQVLLGGKDIKDLTFGQIRAVRWGQASIVFQGALHSLNPVREVGGQIIEALEHHAKGIWTTPAKRRDRMFELLNEVDLDKSKAVAYPHELSGGQKQRIMIAMALACEPDIIIADEPTTALDVIVQKQILVGLAKLVAERGISLLMISHDLAVLSAVCENLAIMRHGKLVEYGPSDQVCLAPAEAYTQQLAGAFPQIGDAESRMNPRTLKPAEVRRAQPYTMTDEVVLEAKNLNVSFNTRQGRERAVRDVDLALHKAEILAVVGQSGSGKTTLARSLLGLQEVDPGSRVEFAGKALPTKAKALRTFRRQVQMILQDPSGSLNPKRSVYEAVVEGLRVQKLTDDEYHRVIGALEAAELTPAADYLESIPQELSGGQRQRVVIAGALALDPQVLIADEPVASLDASVRGEILSLFLALKKNLGMSALIITHDLGLAWNIADTVAVMKKGEIVEYGDVDTVLSNPQHAYTQELLAAVPRLGSQSLVTHE, from the coding sequence ATGACCGATCTCAGCTTCAAGCAGGTCACAATCACCTACCGTTCCTCCGCAGCACGCGGTGACGTCACCGCGGTCAGAGACATCAGTCTTGACCTGCCGACAGGATCCACCTTGGGCATTGCGGGGGAGTCGGGTTCGGGCAAGTCCACACTGATCATGTCGGCGCTGCGACTGCTGCCCAAGTCCGCGCAGATCGACGGGCAGGTCCTCCTCGGCGGGAAGGACATCAAGGACCTCACCTTCGGCCAGATCCGCGCCGTGCGCTGGGGGCAGGCCTCGATCGTGTTCCAAGGTGCCCTGCATTCGCTCAACCCCGTCCGCGAGGTGGGTGGGCAGATCATCGAAGCGCTCGAACATCATGCCAAGGGCATCTGGACGACGCCGGCCAAACGGCGGGATCGGATGTTCGAACTCCTCAACGAGGTCGACCTCGACAAGAGCAAGGCCGTGGCCTATCCGCACGAGCTCTCCGGCGGGCAGAAGCAGCGGATTATGATCGCCATGGCCCTGGCCTGCGAGCCCGATATCATCATCGCCGACGAACCGACGACCGCCCTCGACGTCATCGTGCAGAAGCAGATTCTCGTGGGGCTGGCGAAGCTCGTGGCCGAACGCGGAATCTCGCTGCTCATGATCAGCCACGACCTCGCTGTGCTCTCCGCGGTGTGTGAGAACCTCGCGATCATGCGCCACGGCAAGCTCGTCGAATACGGTCCCAGCGACCAGGTGTGCCTGGCCCCGGCGGAGGCCTACACGCAGCAGCTGGCCGGCGCGTTCCCGCAGATCGGAGACGCTGAGTCGCGGATGAATCCGCGAACCCTCAAGCCCGCCGAGGTGCGTCGGGCCCAGCCGTACACGATGACCGACGAGGTGGTGCTTGAGGCCAAGAACCTCAACGTCTCCTTCAACACCCGACAGGGGAGGGAACGGGCCGTGCGCGACGTGGATCTGGCGCTGCACAAGGCCGAGATCCTCGCCGTGGTCGGCCAGTCAGGGTCGGGGAAGACGACCCTGGCCAGGTCGCTGCTCGGTCTGCAGGAGGTGGATCCGGGCTCGCGGGTGGAGTTCGCGGGCAAGGCGCTGCCGACGAAGGCGAAGGCGTTGCGGACCTTCCGCCGGCAGGTGCAGATGATCCTCCAGGACCCTTCAGGGTCGCTCAACCCGAAGCGCAGCGTCTACGAGGCCGTCGTCGAGGGACTGCGCGTGCAGAAGCTCACCGACGACGAATACCACCGGGTCATCGGCGCGCTCGAAGCCGCCGAGCTGACGCCTGCGGCCGACTACCTCGAGTCGATCCCGCAGGAGCTCTCGGGCGGACAGCGGCAACGCGTCGTCATCGCCGGCGCACTCGCCCTTGACCCGCAGGTGCTCATCGCCGATGAGCCGGTCGCCTCCCTCGACGCCTCCGTGCGCGGAGAGATCCTGTCCCTGTTCCTGGCGCTGAAGAAGAACCTGGGCATGAGCGCCCTGATCATCACCCACGACCTCGGTTTGGCGTGGAACATCGCCGATACCGTGGCCGTGATGAAGAAAGGGGAGATCGTCGAGTACGGCGATGTCGACACCGTGCTGTCGAACCCGCAGCACGCCTACACGCAGGAACTCCTCGCCGCAGTTCCCCGATTGGGAAGTCAGAGTCTGGTCACACATGAATAG
- a CDS encoding ABC transporter permease, with product MSTNDPTTTSGDAANSSTTSARQSPVLDGTKLVRERRLNNAKKNWAMFRADIPAMIGAFVLLFFILIAIFAPLIAPVSMLDVTKQLDVPRYAPPSLEHPLGTDDLGRELWVRILWGARVSILVGVAATVMSMVIGTIMGLAGGHFSGLFGAVVMRIIDFFIVLPSLLLAIVLSSVLERGVFTIVIAIGITSWASTARIVRSQTLSVESRLYIERARILGAGHRHILFKHMLPAVMPLVLANTTLTVGSAIIAESTLSFLGLGDTSKESWGTILKNSMDISAATSGYWWYVLAPGIAIVLVVIAFTMVGRAFEAIINPALRSR from the coding sequence ATGAGTACGAACGACCCCACCACAACCTCAGGTGACGCCGCCAACTCCAGCACCACCTCGGCGAGGCAGTCTCCCGTTCTGGACGGGACGAAACTCGTCCGCGAACGCCGACTCAACAACGCGAAGAAGAACTGGGCCATGTTCCGGGCCGACATCCCGGCGATGATCGGTGCCTTCGTGCTGCTCTTCTTCATCCTCATCGCGATCTTCGCGCCCCTCATCGCGCCTGTGTCCATGCTCGATGTGACGAAGCAGCTCGACGTGCCCCGCTACGCCCCGCCGAGCCTGGAACACCCGCTGGGCACCGACGACCTGGGCCGCGAACTCTGGGTGCGCATCCTCTGGGGTGCACGCGTGTCCATCCTCGTCGGTGTTGCCGCGACCGTGATGTCGATGGTCATCGGCACCATCATGGGCCTGGCCGGCGGACACTTCTCAGGACTCTTCGGCGCAGTCGTCATGCGCATCATCGACTTCTTCATCGTCCTGCCGTCCCTGCTGCTCGCGATCGTCCTGTCCTCGGTCCTCGAACGCGGAGTGTTCACGATCGTCATCGCCATCGGCATCACTTCCTGGGCGTCGACGGCACGCATCGTGCGGTCCCAGACCTTGAGCGTCGAGTCCCGGCTCTACATCGAAAGGGCGCGCATCCTCGGCGCCGGACATCGCCACATCCTGTTCAAGCACATGCTGCCTGCCGTGATGCCGCTGGTGCTGGCGAATACCACGCTGACGGTCGGCAGCGCGATCATCGCCGAATCCACCCTGTCCTTCCTGGGTCTGGGGGATACGAGCAAGGAGTCATGGGGCACGATCCTGAAGAACTCCATGGACATCTCCGCTGCGACCTCGGGCTACTGGTGGTACGTGCTGGCCCCCGGTATCGCGATCGTGCTCGTGGTGATCGCCTTCACGATGGTCGGACGCGCGTTCGAAGCCATCATCAATCCAGCCCTGAGGAGCCGCTGA
- a CDS encoding ABC transporter permease, whose amino-acid sequence MTTPTHDLPTPEGGPDPGGTGIAGGPGRDMDEPPKGGSFLGYLLRKLGGALTSMILVIVLGFFAFRMLPGDPVLKIAKERPMSPAQIAELRSQYGLDKPVIVQFWDYLVGIFTGDFGESYVYRKPVASLIVEYLGPTLLLTATAAILSIGLGLWLGQLSGWRRNSTFDKIMSSTSLVFWSVPTFWLGLILLMIFGGTLQWLPTGGMITPGLDPWSFAGMVDIVKHLILPVITMVAVVYAQYLMVMRASLIEEMSEDYLTTARAKGLTEDEVRRKHAVPNALLPTVTVVFMHIGGLIAGAVTVEAVFSWPGLGKLTFEAISGPDLPLLQGTFVVFSGIIIVMNLAADIVYRFLDPRVRRA is encoded by the coding sequence GTGACAACACCGACGCATGACCTCCCCACCCCGGAAGGTGGCCCCGATCCCGGTGGCACCGGCATCGCTGGCGGTCCCGGCCGCGACATGGACGAACCGCCCAAGGGCGGATCATTCCTGGGCTACCTTCTGCGCAAACTCGGCGGTGCCCTGACCTCGATGATCCTCGTCATCGTCCTCGGCTTCTTCGCCTTCCGCATGCTGCCCGGCGACCCCGTGCTCAAGATCGCCAAAGAACGGCCCATGAGCCCGGCACAGATCGCCGAGCTGCGCAGCCAGTACGGTCTGGACAAACCCGTGATCGTCCAGTTCTGGGACTATCTGGTCGGCATCTTCACCGGCGACTTCGGCGAAAGTTACGTCTACCGCAAACCGGTGGCCTCACTCATCGTCGAGTACCTGGGACCCACGCTCCTGCTCACAGCCACCGCCGCCATCCTCTCGATCGGCCTGGGCCTGTGGCTCGGGCAGCTCTCCGGCTGGCGTCGCAATTCGACCTTCGACAAGATCATGTCCTCGACCTCTCTGGTCTTCTGGTCGGTACCGACCTTCTGGCTGGGCCTCATCCTGCTCATGATCTTCGGCGGAACCCTCCAGTGGCTGCCAACCGGAGGCATGATCACGCCCGGTCTGGACCCCTGGTCATTCGCCGGGATGGTCGATATCGTCAAGCACCTGATCCTGCCGGTCATCACCATGGTTGCCGTCGTCTACGCGCAGTACCTCATGGTCATGCGGGCCTCACTCATCGAAGAGATGAGCGAGGACTACCTGACGACCGCGCGCGCCAAGGGCCTGACCGAGGACGAGGTGCGCAGGAAGCACGCCGTGCCCAACGCACTTCTGCCCACGGTCACCGTCGTCTTCATGCACATCGGCGGGCTCATCGCCGGAGCCGTCACCGTCGAAGCCGTATTCTCCTGGCCCGGTTTGGGCAAGCTGACCTTCGAAGCGATCAGCGGGCCTGACCTGCCGCTGCTGCAGGGCACATTCGTCGTGTTCTCGGGCATCATCATCGTCATGAACCTGGCAGCGGACATCGTGTACCGCTTCCTGGATCCACGAGTCAGGAGGGCCTGA
- a CDS encoding ABC transporter substrate-binding protein, translated as MMFAPHKLRRRLVTGLAGLAGLALVGSMATAPVQAATEEADDSKVLRIATDGFIDSFNPFTSFYLMPTNTFKYMYENLVANSAEDTQVSEGLATEWDTDSEGKVWTYKMRPDMKWSDDEPLTSEDVAWTYNQIMKKEEMAVANGALVENFDKVEAPDESTLVITLKEPQANNPGQEIPVVPEHIWSKVDKPGEFKNEEDTVGSGPFQLESYEANKSVTLKANPNFWRGKPNLDKIQYRYYTNSDAQVQAIRSGEVDFITGLTPEQFKAIESAENVETNEGNGRRFQGISINSGLADADNKEFGTGHEALKDKKVRQAIRAGIDIDTLRDQVLQDYGQPATSFVPSVYETWALPKDDPAITGFNVDKAKKLLDDAGWKEGSDGIREKDGEKLQLRFLTDADATVEQNTAKFLKPWMKDIGISLKNEASDVDTVSERTTKGDYDMYFSGWSLGPDPDYQLFINTCDSRPDADGNGGTSQDGYCNKDFDKLYQQQHVELDEGKRADLVHQALAQHYEDTASITLWYPNQLEAFRSDRFTGFTKQPTEGGIIANQVGYWGYTSVEPANAEDASGESGGMGAGGWIGIAAAAIVVIGGGGFLLSRRKKSDDRE; from the coding sequence ATGATGTTCGCTCCACATAAGCTGCGCAGGCGGCTGGTAACAGGCCTTGCTGGTCTGGCCGGGCTGGCCTTGGTCGGCTCCATGGCCACGGCTCCCGTTCAGGCTGCGACCGAAGAAGCAGACGACTCAAAGGTGCTGCGGATCGCCACGGACGGGTTCATCGACTCGTTCAATCCGTTCACCTCGTTCTATCTGATGCCGACGAATACGTTCAAGTACATGTATGAGAACCTCGTCGCCAACAGTGCCGAGGACACGCAGGTCTCGGAGGGCCTCGCCACCGAATGGGACACCGATTCCGAGGGCAAGGTCTGGACGTACAAGATGCGTCCCGATATGAAGTGGTCCGATGATGAACCGCTCACCTCCGAAGACGTCGCCTGGACATACAACCAGATCATGAAAAAGGAGGAGATGGCGGTCGCCAACGGCGCCCTCGTGGAGAACTTCGACAAGGTCGAAGCCCCTGATGAGTCCACGTTGGTCATCACGCTCAAGGAGCCCCAGGCGAACAATCCCGGCCAGGAGATTCCCGTCGTGCCGGAGCACATCTGGTCGAAGGTCGACAAACCGGGTGAGTTCAAGAACGAAGAGGACACCGTCGGCTCGGGACCGTTCCAGCTCGAGAGCTACGAAGCGAACAAGTCCGTCACGCTCAAGGCCAACCCGAACTTCTGGCGTGGCAAGCCCAACCTCGACAAGATTCAGTACCGCTACTACACGAACTCCGACGCTCAGGTCCAGGCGATCCGCTCGGGCGAGGTCGACTTCATCACCGGCCTGACACCCGAACAGTTCAAGGCGATCGAAAGCGCCGAGAACGTTGAGACCAATGAGGGCAACGGCCGCAGGTTCCAGGGAATCTCCATCAACTCCGGACTCGCCGACGCCGACAACAAGGAATTCGGCACCGGTCACGAGGCGCTCAAGGACAAGAAGGTCCGACAGGCCATCCGAGCGGGCATCGACATCGACACCCTGCGTGACCAAGTGCTGCAGGACTACGGACAGCCGGCCACGAGCTTCGTGCCTTCTGTGTATGAGACATGGGCGCTTCCCAAGGACGATCCGGCGATCACCGGCTTCAACGTCGACAAGGCCAAGAAGCTGCTTGACGACGCCGGCTGGAAGGAAGGCTCCGACGGCATCCGCGAGAAGGACGGCGAAAAGCTTCAGCTGCGCTTCCTCACCGATGCCGATGCCACGGTCGAACAGAACACGGCGAAGTTCCTCAAGCCGTGGATGAAGGACATCGGCATCAGCCTCAAGAACGAGGCCAGCGACGTCGACACGGTGTCCGAGCGCACCACCAAGGGTGACTACGACATGTACTTCTCGGGTTGGTCACTCGGCCCGGACCCTGACTACCAACTGTTCATCAACACCTGCGATTCGCGTCCCGATGCCGACGGCAACGGCGGCACCAGCCAGGACGGGTACTGCAACAAGGACTTCGACAAGCTCTACCAGCAGCAGCACGTCGAACTCGATGAGGGCAAGCGCGCCGATCTGGTCCACCAGGCGCTGGCACAGCATTATGAGGACACCGCTTCGATCACGCTGTGGTACCCGAACCAGCTCGAGGCCTTCCGCTCCGATCGGTTCACCGGCTTCACCAAGCAGCCCACCGAAGGCGGCATCATCGCCAACCAGGTCGGCTACTGGGGCTACACCTCGGTCGAACCCGCCAACGCGGAAGACGCTTCCGGCGAAAGCGGCGGCATGGGTGCCGGCGGTTGGATCGGCATCGCCGCCGCAGCAATCGTGGTCATCGGTGGAGGCGGCTTCCTGCTCAGCCGTCGCAAGAAGTCCGACGATCGCGAATAG
- a CDS encoding type III PLP-dependent enzyme domain-containing protein, with protein sequence MRSSQSGPSVQVSRDRAIKAVANSTELGGTESPTPRLDDETPVIGLIDLAQVETAYERLTSAFAGDNDVLHAVACKAVPLQPLLRYYAEVGAGCEVASPGELELALTAGFAPENIVFDSPAKTLSELKRAVDLGVSMNIDNFSELERLDALFEGRATSATMPDSTATSARVGIRINPQSGTGTIGALSTATQTSKFGIGLADPGVREALIEAYLARPWLNQIHVHSGSQGISLDQAAAGVQAVVELAQDVNARAAQRNPESPQADGRSSARQVTRIDIGGGLPVNFAGEDITPTFAEYRAVLEEQVPDLFDFDIITEFGRALLAKAGTILTHVEYAKTTGDRRIAMTHAGVQVATRTAYAPADWPLRILPFDPDGTPKSAEEVPTDVAGPACFAGDLLARDRMLPRLEAGDIVAVPDTGAYYFSNPFSYNLLPRVPVFGYRVSPASVDAYADVHDHLGAEAHDHLGEGEIEFSLIRRGQTIAEVLAEAGEVRIQPLQTGWPKAGENGAKRQGALAPN encoded by the coding sequence ATGCGCAGCAGCCAGTCGGGGCCGTCGGTCCAGGTCAGCCGGGATCGAGCGATCAAAGCAGTAGCGAACAGCACGGAGTTAGGCGGCACCGAATCTCCGACGCCGAGGCTCGACGACGAGACCCCGGTCATCGGCCTCATCGATCTCGCTCAGGTCGAAACCGCATACGAGCGCCTGACCTCAGCCTTCGCCGGAGACAACGACGTCCTTCACGCCGTGGCCTGCAAAGCAGTCCCACTGCAGCCGCTGCTGCGCTACTACGCCGAGGTGGGTGCCGGCTGCGAGGTCGCCAGCCCGGGAGAACTCGAACTGGCTCTGACAGCCGGCTTCGCGCCGGAGAACATCGTCTTCGACTCCCCAGCGAAAACCCTGAGTGAGCTCAAGCGCGCCGTTGACCTCGGGGTGTCGATGAACATCGACAACTTCTCCGAACTCGAGCGGCTCGATGCGCTCTTTGAAGGACGAGCCACCTCGGCGACTATGCCAGACTCGACAGCCACCTCGGCGAGGGTAGGGATTCGGATCAATCCGCAGTCGGGGACGGGCACGATCGGTGCGCTGTCCACCGCCACACAGACCTCGAAGTTCGGCATCGGACTGGCCGACCCCGGGGTTCGCGAGGCACTCATCGAGGCCTACCTGGCACGCCCCTGGCTCAACCAGATCCACGTCCACTCGGGGTCCCAGGGGATCAGCCTCGACCAGGCCGCCGCGGGTGTCCAAGCCGTCGTCGAACTGGCACAGGACGTCAACGCGCGCGCCGCGCAGCGGAATCCAGAATCACCCCAGGCAGACGGACGCAGCAGCGCTCGTCAGGTCACCCGCATCGACATCGGCGGGGGACTGCCTGTGAACTTCGCCGGGGAGGACATCACCCCGACCTTCGCCGAATACCGGGCCGTGCTCGAAGAGCAGGTCCCAGACCTGTTCGACTTCGACATCATCACCGAATTCGGCCGCGCACTGCTGGCCAAGGCTGGCACCATCCTCACCCACGTCGAATACGCGAAGACCACCGGTGACCGCCGCATCGCCATGACCCACGCCGGCGTCCAGGTCGCCACCCGCACGGCCTACGCCCCCGCCGACTGGCCGCTGCGGATCCTCCCCTTCGACCCCGATGGCACCCCCAAATCCGCCGAGGAGGTGCCCACCGATGTCGCCGGCCCCGCCTGCTTCGCCGGTGACCTCCTCGCCCGTGATCGCATGCTCCCGCGCCTCGAGGCCGGCGACATCGTGGCCGTGCCCGACACCGGCGCCTACTACTTCTCCAACCCGTTCTCCTACAACCTGCTCCCGCGGGTTCCGGTGTTCGGGTACCGGGTGAGCCCGGCCTCCGTGGACGCGTACGCCGACGTCCACGACCACCTCGGCGCCGAAGCTCACGACCACCTCGGCGAAGGCGAGATCGAGTTCTCACTCATCCGGCGCGGACAGACCATCGCAGAGGTCCTCGCCGAGGCGGGAGAAGTTCGGATTCAGCCGCTGCAGACCGGATGGCCGAAAGCGGGTGAGAATGGCGCGAAACGACAGGGCGCGCTTGCCCCGAATTGA
- a CDS encoding PucR family transcriptional regulator — translation MSESNSLRVSRLLRETAGFLLPLTQAETDVEVTRIEFDLDLDLDLRASVGVLGSPAELAGAVVLVTETVDSPGRLNTIRAQYSGAAALVVSPGTHAHLGEGTDTSAPPILLERSTGVTWSEVLVHLRQLNEGASSALAWPDVDDLSALAAVIAEMTGASITIEDPASRVLAHSNLGDEIDDIRRETILSGAIPDWRIAELEKSGFLDVVRRSTDVVERPAAGTTPARSVIALRSEGELLGTIWAAYPDAVDPASLREVLRDAARAAVPVMLRTLRRSPFEKRIRREALGSILGGSPDLGPAATLLALPFSGHYATLSFAEVAPDREPVLRFHLRAAFADAVLAHVGTDGHLAVLVHMSESLTAAAIRDHVVSALQRSLSQTEPLHFGVGTAVERLDHVHRSWTEAVYVVDALLTRRPARDASNSEDSAPASASAPASASASDQDLVRGATAEDVAAELVGLEAADALRSVGPRITEPARLLADHDVKHQGQLLETLRVYFATVGNSAEASRRLHVHTNSLRHRLNRIEEITGLSTAERAGRLWLEFAVLVFDREQA, via the coding sequence ATGAGTGAATCGAATTCCCTGCGCGTCTCCCGCCTGTTGCGCGAGACCGCGGGGTTTCTGCTTCCCCTGACCCAGGCCGAAACCGACGTTGAAGTCACTCGCATCGAGTTCGACCTCGATCTCGACCTCGACCTCAGAGCTTCGGTTGGTGTTCTGGGTTCTCCCGCTGAACTCGCAGGGGCAGTCGTCCTCGTCACCGAAACCGTGGACAGTCCAGGCAGGCTCAATACGATCCGTGCGCAGTACTCGGGTGCCGCGGCACTCGTCGTTTCGCCGGGAACGCACGCCCACCTCGGCGAGGGGACAGACACGTCAGCGCCGCCCATTCTGCTGGAACGCTCCACCGGCGTGACCTGGTCCGAGGTGCTGGTCCATCTGCGGCAGCTCAACGAGGGTGCCTCGAGCGCCCTGGCCTGGCCAGATGTCGATGACCTCAGTGCGCTGGCCGCGGTCATCGCGGAGATGACGGGTGCATCGATCACGATCGAGGACCCGGCCTCGCGAGTGCTTGCGCACTCCAACCTCGGCGATGAGATCGATGACATTCGACGCGAGACCATCCTCTCCGGAGCAATCCCCGACTGGCGCATCGCAGAACTCGAGAAATCCGGGTTCCTCGACGTCGTGCGCCGTTCGACCGACGTGGTCGAGCGACCGGCTGCCGGGACTACTCCTGCCCGGTCGGTCATCGCCCTGCGCAGCGAGGGTGAGCTGCTCGGCACGATCTGGGCCGCCTACCCGGATGCGGTGGATCCCGCGTCCCTGCGCGAAGTCCTCCGGGATGCCGCCCGTGCGGCTGTTCCGGTGATGCTGCGGACCCTGCGCCGCTCCCCGTTCGAGAAGCGCATCCGCCGCGAGGCTCTCGGCTCGATCCTCGGCGGATCGCCGGACTTGGGACCGGCCGCAACATTGCTCGCGCTGCCCTTCTCTGGGCACTACGCAACCCTGTCCTTCGCCGAGGTGGCCCCCGACCGAGAGCCCGTGCTGAGGTTTCATCTGCGGGCCGCCTTCGCCGATGCCGTGCTCGCCCATGTGGGGACCGACGGCCATCTGGCCGTGCTCGTGCACATGAGTGAGAGTCTCACCGCCGCCGCCATCAGAGACCACGTCGTCTCGGCGCTGCAGCGGTCCCTGTCTCAGACCGAGCCGCTGCACTTCGGAGTGGGAACCGCAGTCGAGCGCCTGGACCACGTGCACCGTTCGTGGACCGAGGCGGTGTACGTCGTCGACGCGCTGCTGACCCGCAGGCCCGCGCGCGACGCTTCCAACTCGGAGGACTCCGCGCCCGCCTCCGCCTCCGCGCCCGCCTCCGCGTCCGCGTCGGACCAGGACCTGGTCCGTGGTGCGACGGCCGAGGACGTCGCAGCCGAACTCGTCGGGCTCGAAGCCGCCGATGCTCTCCGTTCTGTGGGACCTCGCATCACCGAGCCTGCCCGATTGCTGGCCGATCATGATGTGAAGCACCAGGGGCAGCTGCTTGAAACCCTGCGGGTGTACTTCGCCACCGTCGGCAACTCCGCCGAGGCATCCCGCCGTCTGCATGTGCACACGAACTCGCTGCGGCACCGTCTCAATCGGATCGAAGAGATCACGGGACTGTCGACGGCAGAGCGCGCAGGACGCCTGTGGCTGGAGTTCGCGGTGCTCGTCTTCGACCGCGAGCAGGCTTGA
- a CDS encoding response regulator: MSGLVGSEIDSSPADDRIVVLIVDDDSWTTRAVAAALVDDGGFTVLEPQHSGEDAIEAFDRHRPDLVLMDVNMHPGMSGVDAAREIMCLDPEATIVVLTTVSPGPGITRALEAGAIAAVNKSATDAELVRVARAAVAGESPALLRSLAEDIMISGDIASDGSSAVPTLTPSEKLLLRQICEGMDYSEIAAQQVVTVYTVKSHARNLRIKLDAKNLAQLVIRAIQHKFYVPE, from the coding sequence GTGAGCGGTTTGGTCGGGTCGGAGATCGACAGCTCGCCAGCAGACGATCGCATAGTCGTGCTCATCGTCGACGACGATTCGTGGACGACGAGAGCCGTGGCGGCAGCTCTTGTCGACGACGGAGGGTTCACAGTTCTCGAACCTCAGCACTCCGGTGAGGACGCAATCGAAGCGTTCGATCGCCATCGCCCGGATCTTGTCCTCATGGATGTCAACATGCATCCGGGTATGAGCGGCGTCGATGCGGCCAGGGAGATCATGTGTCTCGACCCGGAGGCGACGATCGTTGTGCTGACCACTGTTTCGCCCGGGCCGGGCATCACACGAGCTCTCGAGGCCGGTGCGATAGCGGCGGTGAACAAGTCCGCCACAGATGCCGAACTCGTTCGCGTCGCGCGAGCGGCAGTCGCTGGAGAGTCTCCGGCCCTGCTGCGATCCTTGGCGGAGGACATCATGATCAGCGGCGACATCGCCTCGGACGGTTCGAGCGCGGTGCCGACTCTGACTCCGAGCGAGAAGCTCCTGCTGCGTCAGATCTGTGAGGGGATGGATTACTCGGAGATCGCCGCACAACAGGTCGTCACCGTCTATACGGTGAAGTCCCACGCCAGGAATCTGCGGATCAAGCTGGATGCGAAGAATCTGGCGCAACTCGTCATCCGTGCCATCCAACATAAGTTCTACGTTCCGGAATGA